From Microbacterium sp. LWH11-1.2, one genomic window encodes:
- a CDS encoding UBP-type zinc finger domain-containing protein, with amino-acid sequence MTSDIDTNAAPSGTGCRECDDQSGFWVHLRRCAACGHVGCCDTSPGQHATAHYRETGHRLIQSFEPGEDWFWDFVDEATFEGPELAAPTSHPADQPAPGPKGRVPVNWRDFIHA; translated from the coding sequence ATGACCTCCGACATCGACACGAATGCAGCACCGTCCGGCACCGGATGCCGGGAGTGCGACGACCAGAGCGGGTTCTGGGTGCACCTGCGCCGCTGCGCGGCCTGCGGCCACGTGGGCTGCTGCGACACCTCCCCCGGCCAGCACGCCACCGCCCACTACCGCGAGACCGGTCACCGACTCATCCAGAGCTTCGAGCCGGGCGAGGACTGGTTCTGGGATTTCGTCGACGAGGCGACCTTCGAAGGACCGGAGCTGGCCGCGCCGACCAGCCATCCGGCCGATCAGCCCGCGCCGGGCCCGAAGGGACGTGTGCCGGTGAACTGGCGCGACTTCATCCACGCCTGA